CCCGCGCGTGCTCCTCGTCCTCGGCCACGAGATCCGCCGACCCGGACTCGCGAGTGTGGACCAGCGGGCCGCCCAGTTCCTCGAGGTCGATCTCCTCGCCCGTCACCATCTGTACCATCCGCGGCGAGGCGATCGCCATCGCGGACGTGCCCTCGGCCATGATCGTGAAGTCCGCGAAGACGGGCGTGTAGGCGGCGCCGGCGATACAGGGACCGTAGAGGACGCAGATCTGCGGGACCCGGCCGGAGAGCATCGAGTGGTTGTAGTAGTACTTCCCGATCCCCTCGCGGTTGGCGAAGAAGCCGGTCTGCTGGTCGATCCGGCCGCCCGAGGAGTCCATCAGGTAGAGGACGGGCCGGCCGGTCTTCAGGGCGCGCTGTTGCATCTGCAGGAACTTCTCGACGCCCTTGGCCGCCATGCTGCCGCGCTTGACCGTGTAGTCGTTGGCCATGAAGTGGACGTTCCGGCCCTCGAAGGTCGCCGCGCCGGTGATGAGCCCGTCCGCCGGGAGCCGGTCGTCCGTTTCCTCGCCGGCGCCGTCGGGGTGCCAGTCGTCGAACGCCGCGAACTTGCCGTCTTCGAAGAGGAATTCGTCGTCCTCGCCGCCGAACCACAACTCGAGCCGATCGCGGACGAACAGCTTTCCTTCGTCGGGGAGTTGCTCGCGGTACTTCTCGGGGCCGCCCTCGAGGATGTCCTCGATCTCCGCGCGGAGGCGCTGCTCGCGCTCGGTGGGACCGAGGTCGTCGGTACCGTCGGCGGCCACGGTGTTGGCATCGGCCGCAGCTATCGACTCGGGCCCTGATCCGTCGGGGTCGTGCTCGTGTTCGTGAATCGCCGCCGGCTCGTCCCCGTCACCGACGTACACTTCGACCGCAGCACCGAGGTGCTCGGCCAGTGCGGCCGCGATCGCCGAAGCCTCGTCGTCGGTCGCCCTCGGTGCGATACGGACTCTCATACCACAGTATGGATCGGCCCGTCGCAAAAAACCGGCGCGCGCTCGTAGCGGGAGAGAGCGAAAGAGAGACACAGAGGAGAACGGTTCGCGCCGGGTCGATCACCGCGGTCGGCGGTCGAGGAGCGGACGGATGAGGAGGATCGCGTCGGGGAGATGGCGCGAACCGGTCGGGAGTCGTCGCCTCCGTGGTCACCAGCACGGAGACAGTTCGTCGTGGACCGGCCGCTCACACCAACGCTCGCGTTCACCCGTTCGATCATTATATCGGGGTGGTTAGTAGGCCGACAGGAATCGGTATGCGGTCGTCCCTCGCATCCCCTTATGGCCGGGTGTGTCGGCAGTCCCGTGCCGTCCAATGGGTCGCACCTGCAGGCAGAATCGCTATCCTCGATATCGTCGTAGCTCGGGTAACTCCCGAATACCCCGTGTACGTGAACATTAGCTTTGGCGTAACGGGGTGCAGCGATATACGGTATCGGTCTCGAGGGTATGTCAGAGGAGCAATCAGACCGTCCCGTCGGGCGGCTCGCGACGCTTCGCGATCGCGTCGACTCGGGGATGGATCGTCGCGAGTTCGTTCGCACGCTCGTCAGCGGCGGCTTCGCGGTCGGGATGGCCCGCTGGCTCGGCGTCGACGACTTCCTCGCGGCCGAGGACGGCGAGGTCCCGATCGTCACCGCGCTGGTGAGGGAGGATCCCGACGACCCGTTCTCGCTGACCGAGCGGACGACGCACGTCCCCGCCGACTGGTACGCCGCCGTCGAGAAGGCCTTCGAGGTGAACGAGCTGCTGGCTCGCGTCGCCTTTACCGGCTATCTGGGCAGTGCGGTCGTCCCCGGCGATCCCGAAAGCGGCACCGCATCGGTCTCCGTCGGCGTCTCGAGCGACAGCAACTCCATCCCGGAGGCGATCAGGGAGTTCGCCGACGACATCTCGATCGACACC
This portion of the Halopiger aswanensis genome encodes:
- a CDS encoding acyl-CoA carboxylase subunit beta, translating into MRVRIAPRATDDEASAIAAALAEHLGAAVEVYVGDGDEPAAIHEHEHDPDGSGPESIAAADANTVAADGTDDLGPTEREQRLRAEIEDILEGGPEKYREQLPDEGKLFVRDRLELWFGGEDDEFLFEDGKFAAFDDWHPDGAGEETDDRLPADGLITGAATFEGRNVHFMANDYTVKRGSMAAKGVEKFLQMQQRALKTGRPVLYLMDSSGGRIDQQTGFFANREGIGKYYYNHSMLSGRVPQICVLYGPCIAGAAYTPVFADFTIMAEGTSAMAIASPRMVQMVTGEEIDLEELGGPLVHTRESGSADLVAEDEEHARDLVAQLITYLPDNADEKPPQRATIPPAKSPDGIDSVVPQRPNEGYDMTAVIERIVDDGSFFELQPDYGQEIVTAFARIDGRPIGIVANQPAKRAGAIFPDAAEKAARFIWKCDAFNVPLLYLCDTPGFMVGSQVEKEGILEQGKRMIYATSAATVPQQTVVVRKAYGAGIYAMGGPAYDPESVIALPSGEIAIMGPDAAINAVYARKLAEIDDPEERERTERELREAYREDIDVHRMASEVVVDEIVPPSTLREELAARFAFYEDVEKSVPSKKHGTVL